From Miscanthus floridulus cultivar M001 chromosome 15, ASM1932011v1, whole genome shotgun sequence, the proteins below share one genomic window:
- the LOC136507456 gene encoding uncharacterized protein, translating into MRRTTAAPGFGAGSRRWRLAAAGLRRQRLDARLGCRVGGRTAGLQGGRPRHSCVVRARGLLAGHGFRKRSWGRYATEIRDPVRKARLWLGTFDTPEQVAWAYDAAARRLRRPGDTTNYPAAPEPMALAEAPAASASAVVYESSLSSSSSSCPLLPPQESLAAVTVAVAAPSAPSLDLSLALPALVAAANTYQLFMDPTAAVTPALLQLLPPKSEERGCSGLSSSSVGCFLALLRYLPLDGAASAQESSWELSMLQPCIWHPRPWAPRAISLASFGETERPPGFGTIATTSSFAISNPV; encoded by the exons ATGCGGCGCACGACTGCTGCTCCGGGGTTCGGGGCCGGGAGCAGGCGGTGGCGGCTCGCGGCGGCGGGTCTCCGGCGACAGCGCCTTGACGCCCGGTTGGGCTGCAGGGTAGGCGGGCGCACGGCCGGGCTGCAAGGCGGCAGGCCGCGGCATTCGTGTGTAGTGCGAGCGCGCGGCCTCCTCGCCGGCCACGGCTTTCGGAAGCGGTCGTGGGGCCGGTACGCGACGGAGATCCGGGACCCCGTGCGGAAGGCTCGCTTGTGGCTGGGCACCTTTGACACGCCCGAGCAGGTGGCGTGGGCGTACGACGCCGCCGCGCGCAGGCTCCGCAGGCCCGGCGATACCACCAACTACCCCGCCGCCCCGGAGCCGATGGCGCTAGCGGAGGCTCCAGCGGCGAGCGCGAGCGCCGTGGTGTACGAGtcatcgttgtcgtcgtcgtcgtcctcgtgccCCCTGCTGCCGCCGCAGGAGTCGCTGGCCGCGGTGACGGTGGCGGTTGCGGCGCCGTCGGCCCCGTCGCTGGACCTCAGCCTCGCGCTGCCGGCTTTGGTGGCTGCCGCAAACACGTACCAGCTGTTCATGGACCCGACGGCGGCCGTGACGCCGGCGCTGCTGCAGTTGCTGCCGCCGAAGAGCGAGGAGCGAGGCTGCTCTGGTTTGTCGTCGTCGTCTGTG GGATGTTTCCTGGCCCTACTTCGTTATCTTCCACTCGACGGGGCTGCTTCTGCACAAGAATCCAGCTGGGAACTCTCCATGCTTCAGCCGTGTATCTGGCATCCAAGACCATGGGCTCCCCGTGCAATTTCTCTAGCTTCATTTGGAGAAACCGAGCGCCCCCCAGG ATTTGGAACCATCGCCACGACGTCGTCTTTCGCCATTAGCAACCCTGTCTAA
- the LOC136508808 gene encoding exonuclease 1-like gives MGIPNLLRFLKPFIEPVHIKKYAGKRVGIDAYSWLHKGAYSCSMELCMDPKSAAARRYISYFMHHINLLRHYKVIPVVVFDGGSMPCKAATDNERQRKRELSLNMAKEKLEQRNTAAAIDFFRKAVHITPLMAYRLVQILQSENVEFVVAPYEADAQLAYLTTIDADQGAISAVVTEDSDLIAYCCPAIIFKMDRFGNGEEFTMERTLKTEKDGLSFQDFDKKLFTGMCVLAGCDFLPSISGIGTKRAYSLISKYKDINRVISNLKLDKRYSVPDDYADSLWKTLAVFDHARIYDVKSKSLKHLKPLNDQCISYLDGDLDILGPSLSPSIARGIAEGRLNPVTMEAFDQYSRTINPIEFIDTSAFDAANECGSQEVLTQSCITIVSSQECKENMIVNEISSGKKCKKGVLALGNFFFFFFEDFTGGGRAPPE, from the exons ATGGGGATCCCCAACCTTCTCCGCTTCCTGAAGCCGTTCATCGAGCCTGTGCACATCAAGAAGTACGCCGGCAAACGG GTCGGCATCGATGCGTACTCCTGGCTTCACAAAGGAG CCTATTCTTGCAGTATGGAGTTATGTATGGACCCTAAAAGCGCCGCAGCCAGGCGATACATCAGCTACTTCATGCACCACATCAACCTCCTACGGCATTACAAGGTTATTCCCGTCGTCGTCTTTGACGGGGGCAGCATGCCTTGCAAGGCGGCCACTGATAACGAGCGGCAGAG GAAGAGGGAACTCAGTTTAAACATGGCGAAAGAAAAGCTTGAGCAAAGAAATACAGCTGCTGCCATTGACTTTTTCCGG AAAGCTGTGCACATTACTCCATTGATGGCTTATCGTCTAGTTCAG ATTTTACAGTCAGAAAATGTAGAATTTGTGGTTGCTCCATATGAAGCTGATGCACAGTTGGCATATCTAACTACTATTGATGCTGATCAAGGGGCCATATCTGCCGTAGTTACAGAAGATAGCGACTTGATAGCCTATTGTTGCCCAGCT ATTATATTTAAAATGGATCGGTTTGGGAATGGTGAAGAATTCACAATGGAGAGAACTCTGAAGACAGAGAAAGATGGTCTTTCCTTCCAGGATTTTGATAAAAAACTTTTTACAG GCATGTGTGTTCTTGCTGGATGTGACTTTCTTCCCTCAATTTCGGGCATTGGTACAAAAAGAGCATATTCTCTCATCTCAAAATACAAAGACATAAATCGT GTCATATCAAACTTAAAGCTTGACAAGCGGTACTCTGTTCCAGATGATTATGCTGATTCCTTGTGGAAAACTCTTGCGGTGTTTGATCATGCTAGAAT atatgatgtcaaaagcaagtcactgaaacatttgaaacctTTGAATGATCAGTGTATTTCTTACTTGGATGGTGATTTGGATATTCTAGGACC atcattatcaccatcaattGCAAGAGGGATTGCAGAGGGCCGTTTGAATCCTGTTACCATGGAAGCATTTGATCAGTACTCCAGAACCATTAATCCTATTGAGTTTATTGATACCTCGGCATTTGACGCTGCTAATGAGTGTGGTTCTCAGGAAGTTTTGACACAAAGTTGTATTACAATTGTTTCATCCCAGGAATGCAAAGAAAATATGATAG TTAATGAGATTTCTAGTGGAAAGAAGTGCAAGAAAGGTGTTCTGGCCCtaggcaatttttttttttttttttttgaagacttcaccggaggggGGAGAGCCCCACCTGAATGA